The Pseudobacteroides sp. genome contains the following window.
GGCCATAGCTCACAAAACTGACGGGCATGATGCGTTCTGTGTTGCTAAAGTTCTATTAAATCAATTGGATACCCTTCCAGATGCCTCAATTCATGATGATAGCTGGACCCTGCAGCTTTTAGTATCTCGGCGTAATTCAATCGTCAAGGTTCGGGCTGCATCTAAAAATCAGGTTCACAGCTACATATCGCATCATTATCCAAGCTATCCCAAATTCTTTACGGTAACATACTGTAAGGCCGGAATGGAATTTTTTCAAAACTTTCCCTCGCCATCAAAGCTTAAAGGCATTACCAAAGAAGAGCTGGCAGAATTCCTGTCCATCCATAGCAGCGGATTTTTTGGAATTGAACATGCAGAAAAGATATTGATACTTGTTGCAAAAGATGGCGATACATCAACGGAATATCAGGAAACAAGGGACTTTATTGTGTCTCATTGTATAAAGGAAATAAAGCATTGCAATGAGGAACTGGAAGTAATAGAGGCTGAGATAAAAAAGCATATGAAGCAATTTCCCTACAGGCTTGAAACCATGCCTGGGATAAATACTATAACCGCTGCAATGTTAATCAGTGAAATAGGGGATATTAGAAGGTTTTCCAGTAGCGATAAAATGTGTAGGTATAGTGGAATAAGTCCGGTTGCCTGCTCATCAGGTGACAAGGACAAGAATTTTAGGAACAAACAGGGGAATAGAAGGCTTTACGAGATATTCAGGGATATTGCTTCAAGAAATATCTGTAGAGGTAGGGATAAGAAAAGCCCTATAAATGATACTTTTCTAGAGTATTATAACAAGAAGATATCACAGGGAAAAACAAAACGGCAGGCATTAATTGCAGTAATGAGGCAGATTGCAAAGGTTATCTATTCAATGATGATTCATCAAAGGGAGTATATAAAACCAACAGTTTCCAAAACAGAGAATGCATGATAAGTTAGATTAGAAAAACATCATGATTAAAAAAGGAGCAATAGTTACTAAATATATTATTGAAATAATTAACACTTTATACTTAATCTTGATTTTAACATTATGCAAAATAGCACGCATTATTAAAAAAACAAATATAAATGCTGTAAGTAAAAATGTTAATAGATAACAATATGTAATGGTTGGATATCCTATATTCAGATTAAAAACATGTACCATATAACCAAATGCTACCATTGATAAGTAAGACACGATTGAAGAACTACTCAAAATAATTGAATTTCTGAATCGTTTAACTTCTTCGTCTATTCTTTTGTCAATGGCTGAAAATATAAAAAAATAAATTACAAAATGTACTATAAAAAGAAATATAAAAAAAGGTATCATAAATGCTAACATTAATATACTTACACCAGATGAACTTACACCATCTGGTGTGTTTGCTATCAAAAAGAAATTTTGCATCTTATCCTCTCGTTCAAATAATATTTTAAATGGATTAACTACTTATTAAAAACCTTGCAAATCCCATCAAAAATCCAATGGAAGCTTTGTTTATAAAAGCCCATAAAATATTACTCTTTGTGCTGATACTTTTTCTATATGCAATAAAAAACACGTCAATGCATCCAGATATCAGTCCAATAAGCATCCCATAGATCAGATAATACATTTAAAACCTCATTTACTCAAATACTAATATTTACTTACTAATTATATCAAAAATTCTTTTAACATGAAAACATAAGTGCCAGTGCGAGTTTATAAAACCAACAGTTTCCAAAACAGAAAATGCATGATAGTATATATATGAGCCTTGTTTTTACAGGGCTTTTATATATGCTATCGTGGAAGTAGTGATAATTTTAGGGAGAAAAAGCAATGTTTAAGTGTCCCCATTGTAATAAACGATCATTTTCATTTTTTCAAAAGCTTGGTATTGTTATTTCAATGCGGGGTCATGACTACCAATGCAAAAAATGTGGAAGGTTCGTAACTGTATCTTTTCTACAAGTATTTATATTATTTCTGTTAATAGGTTTTTTGAATCTTCTACCTGTTTTTGCTTTTCCTGAATACATGGAGAAGACAGATAATGCATTTGGGTTCATATTAGTATTTAGCTTATTATTTACAACAACAATATTAGTGCCATTAAGAAAGAAAAAAGTTTAGTTAATTTAGACTAAGTTTCTTCTATAATATAGCACCATAACAGTGTGTATATTACCTAATTAGGGCCACGGTGATGTGACTGCATTGGTTGATGCGTCTGGTACGGTGGTGAATCGGTATCAGTATGATGCATTTGGTAATACAGTTGAAGCTGTTGAGAAGGTGCAAAACCGTTTTCGATACGCCGGGGAGCAGTATGATCAGGTTACAGGCCAATACTACCTAAGGGCAAGATTCTATAACCCAGTTGTAGGTAGGTTTACGCAAGAAGATACATATCGTGGTGATGGGCTCAACTTATACAGTTATGTACAAAATAACCCTATAAACTATTACGACCCAAGCGGATATTGTACTGCCAAGAGCAATCTTTTTGATAGATCAATGACTCGTGAACAGTGGAAAGAGCAATATAGACGCACCAGACTGGGCGAAGGAAACCCTAGTACATGGAATGAATTCCAAAAGGCAAACAAGGGAATGTATGCATCTAGGAAAGATGCTGCGGATGCATATAAAAGACTTATTAAGGATCAGTCACCTTATCCTGATGGGTTTGATAAAGATAAGAATAAGGCTATCTTAAAGCCTGGCACAAGGTTTGAAATGGTACTTAGTCCTGGTCAACCAGAAAATAGACCTGGTGGCTTTGGTACATTTGACCATATAAAAGATGCTGATTATGTTAGAAATGAACTTGCGGTTAAAAAGGACTGGAAAAAACATCTTCAGGAGGTTGTTACCTATGAAGTTACTGATGATTTGCCAGTAATTCTAGGTCCTGTTGGTCCACAAGTTGATAAAAAACGAAAAACTTATCAACCTGGTGGTGGTACCCAATTGGAAATGACAGTAAGCCCGCCAGATAGGATGAAACATCTAAAAGTAGTTGGAAAGCGTAGGATTTACTAATTAATCAAAAAAGGATGTGTAATTAAACTTGAAAGTTAATAAATTTAAAACTGATAAAGCGTTAAGTACTATTTCTTGGTACTTAGATGGACATCCAATAGTTATTAACTGCGAAAATCTTCATGATGCACGTTTGTTTTTGAGGGAAGAAACTATTCTTGCACTTGCTGGAGAAGGGGATTTTCCATCCATACTTTTCGGTTTTTCCATAGATGGTAGCAAAAAGTTTGAAGTGCCTCCACCAGAAGGGTTTTTGTTTTCATATTTTACACAACATGCCACAACAAATATTGCTGTGGTGTGTATAGCAACAACGTATATGGAAGGTCGGTCTGATTGGCATTATTCTGTTGACACTCAAAGTGGAAATCTGATAAAACTTAGTCCTGCATATTAAATAGACGGTTTAATGAAAACAAAGACAAAAGTAAAAAATACGAAATAAAGCTTTATAATGAGACTTAATAGGCTGGGGTTTCCCAGCCTTTCCCGTAACCAACTGTTTATTTGAAATTGCCATTCAAACTACTTTTTAATAGGTTTCTTATATACTGAATTCCTTGGTTTTCTTTAATTTCTCTTTTCGGTATTATAAATGCTTGATATCTTGAAACATATATAATAAAAGCCTTCTTTGTCTCGGCAGCCTTATAAAAGTCTTTCCACTTAATTTTTGCTTCTCCTATTTCGGATTTATTAAAAATTCCTTCATCATCAAAAATATACGTTTGCTCATATCTAAATAGTTTATTGGATTTTAGCAGCCTTTTTCCATACCATAATAGATATAAGATGTACAGGCTGGAAAATACAGAACTAATTATTATTCCTAATATAATGCTAATTAATAACATGTAGACGTCAAATCTATCACCTTTCTGATATCCTCGAAAAAAAAACGTTGCAACGACAGTGAAAATAAGAAAAATAAAGTAACCAAGAACTTTCTTGCCGTAATGATAAAAATAATACGCTTTAATATCTTCAAATAGCATCTTGGTCTTAATCTCCATAAAGATCTCCTTAAATAACAAACTTTAAGTCTATAATATCACTTTTTGGTATAATAAAACAGGATATAATAAATTTTCTGGAAACCAGCAGAGAATATCAGAGGTCTACAGTAGTAGTATTTATGATTTTCAAGTCATAGAAGAATACTATATTACTTATGAATCAATAAAGTGCTACAAATGAGGTATTAATCCAAATTGTAGCACTTTAATTTTGCAATTTAAATCATAGCATTACTGCAATATAGAATGTTAATCCAATATCATTGAAAGTTCCCACCCATACTTGCTATCATAATCATCACTAATTACTTTTGCCTGTATAATATCTGACATTTTCACTTCGTCATGTATGTGAGAAATATACTTTTTTGCAATATTAGATATATGTATAGAACCGTAACTTCTTTCATCTTCAGATTTTATGTTTACATAGACAAAAGAACGGTTTATAGAACTTACTACACATGAAACAATATCACCTTTTTTTAAGTACTGAGTACTATTCTTTGCTGTCGCATACTCAGTAGCAACATCAAGGAGACATGAAGTAAATTCTCTATTTCTATGTAAATTTTCATAAGGCATATTTGAACACCTCTTTATTGCTTCTTCTAAACACGAAATAGCAGTATTTATCAACTGGGCTATTTGATTTTCATCACTAATAATATTCATTAACTCAGTACACTTTTTCTTTAAATTACGACTATTCCCTGCACTAACATCCTTACCAACGGCTATTGCCCTAAGTGCACAAATAATATGAAATTTGAATTTAGTATACTTCGAAAGATTTTTAGCTTTAATTTCATTTACAACTTTATGTGTAAAATAAGCAGAAATATAATAAGGCTCACTTAAACTTCCATCGCTAAAAATTCTGTTACTATATGATTGTAAAAGTTCGCCATAATATCTATGAGTACTATGTGGCTCATTTAAAAACATTGATATATAGGAATATATCTGAGTTGATAGAGTAACCACTTTATTTTTATTAATACCATCAGATAATTCATATTGCTTCGACCGTCTTTCATAATATAGTTTATATTTTGGATCAATAGAATTAAAATAATCTTCTAACCTCTTATGAAATGGCTTTGCAGATGTAAAGGCTTCAGATTTAACTTCTGTTTGTCTATTGGTTGTGTAAATTATTCTATCTAAAACACTTTCATTTTTAACTTCAATAATCTTTGCAAGAAGATAAACATTCTCTCCAATACAATCTTTATTATCAAAAAGAACATAGCTTGTTTGACAGCCATTAACAATTTGATAATCAAATATTTCTACTTCATCACCAATAGGGACAATATTTTTTGCAATTATTGTAATTCCGTTATTTAATACAGCAAAGCATTCTTGTTCTGTTGCATTTTCAATAGTTTTCTTAATTTCTAAATTTACAGGGTTATATCCTTGAAAATCTCTAACATTGTCTTCAAATATATTGTTTAACATATTTCCTTCACTATCTTGAAGTATTTTAACAAATTCTGTGCATTTGATTAGCCCTGTATATGCTTGTTTTATACCATTCATTGGTGGAAAAGAGAACTTTCTTTCCATAACAAACTTTTTACTAATCTTTTTCTTAAGCTCTTTATATGAGGTAATGATTTTTTCATTGTCGTAAGGATAAAAATTTACTGTGCTAAAATCTTGAGTACTTTTAAAGTAATCACATTCAAAGTTTATCCTGTCTTGAAGGTTATTTCCGTCATTCCATTTTCCAGAGCATACATAATATAATTCTAATGCTGGTGGCTCTTGAAAATCTATACTTTTTGAGTATATGATATCTTTTAATTTTACAAATTTCTCTATTTTCTCGTTAGTTTTGGGTTTTTTCTCCACTGGTGCAAAAAAGCACTTTACGCCAAAGCAAAATGTACCAATTTCATCTCCATCAAAACTTTCGCTTGTTTTTGTTTGAACAAATACAAATTTAACATCCGGAGTGCTTGATTGCTTGATAGCCGCATTTAAAGAATCAGCATCTGTAACTAAAATATTATTTACTATTATGCCTATCCCATCAAGTCCTATTTCTCCAGTGTCTGTCATAACTTCTTCAGGGTCAAATCTGTCAACAGTATACTTATTAATAATTAGGCGATTTATGAAATGCTCAAAAGCTGTTTCTTTATTTAAGTTTGTTATCCCGTACTCATCAATATGAGTTTTTAAAAAGCTCTCGATAATCTGGTTCACAAATCACACACCCCTTATGTTACTTTTAGTAAATTAATTTATCAAAATATTCTATTTAAAAATAACAAAAACCTCTATTTTTATAAAAATATTTATCCAAAACCATTAAATTTTTACAAAGGGGTCCTTACAAAGTAAATTTTCTCAACAAGTCTGGGGCCCCCATACCCCTCCTTTAGAAATACTGATGGAGTCATGCTTTAGAATCTTGTATGAAACCATTTTGAAGCATCCTATAGGAGTAGATATTGGGAAAACCTCTCCTCGTTTTTTGAGAAAACCCTCAAAGCCACTAGCAGAGTGGATCCAGGGCAAACCATCTCACCCCTACTTTTTTGTGAATACCCTTGAAGTCGCCAGCGAAGAGGAACATGGGCAAATCCAATCTCCCAAAAAAAGAGTTGGCTTCGCATGCCACAAGCAGAGGCTATTCGGCAAAATTATAGTCTAATGCCACGAAAATAAACCTTTGCTTAACCTAAAAATCTGGTTTATATATAATCTAGTAGGTTTTCTTTGCAGGGTCTTACGAAGACAATCCTGGGCATCCCGTCCCACATTTTTTAAGAAGGTCCTCGGAGTCCCACAGAAAGAAGCTTTGGAAGTGTCTACGTTAGCGACCCTAGAAGTAACTTCGTAGTCAGGGCAGGAAAAGCATACAATAAAAGTTTTATGGTATGCTTTTCCTGCCCATGTAAGTTATTTTTGAATCTCTTGAGCAGTAAAGCTCTAGTATATTACAATAAAATCCTAAATTACTGGTGCAAAAAACTTTTGTATGCTCTATATATCTGCTGCATGAAAATAATTCTGTGTACAATTATTTAATATCTCTATATATTTTTGCTGATTTATTTTTATAGTATGCACATCTATTGTTCTGTATTTCTAAGTTGACAGCGATATTTAAATCATTTTCAAACTCATTTATTGTCTGATAACGTCGCTCTCGTTTATCCATAGCCTTCATAATTACACTTTGACAGAAGACCGAAACATAAAATCTTTTTTTCGGTAGTTTACTACTTAATAAATAATATAGTAGAGCCCCTAGAGAGTAAATATCAGATAGATGGTTAGAATCTGCTAAATTATTTAGTTGGTAAGGATCAGTGAAATCTTCTCGCCCATATCCTCTTTTTGATAAACCAGTATGAAATGATCCTGATTTAGGGTCTTTTGCAAGTCCAAAATCAGCGATTTTGACTTCCAAACCATAATCAGTTTTATATAATAAAATATTATTTGGAGCTAAATCTCGATGATATTTGTTTTTTTCATGTAAATACTTAACACCTGATATAATTTCGTTGAAAATTTTAATACGTTGATCATCAGAAGCATCACGGCTATCTTTTATCCATTTTTCTAGAGAAAAACTTGCTATCGGCATAGTAAACCAGAAGGGGGAAGATTCAAGTTGAGTCTTCATAACATTTATTATATTTTTGTGCCTCAACTCTTTTGTTAGCAATCTAACTTCTCTTTTAAATCGAAGTAAATATTCATCTCCGTCATTTCCATAAACTTGTTTAAAGTAACTTTTTGGGAAGAGAACTTTGCAAGCTACAATTTTTTTTAATTCAGGATCAAATACTTTAAAGACTCTTGCAAAAGAACCGCTACCTATTTCTTCCAAGGCAATTAATTCAAACTGTTGTCTTATATACTCTGTTTTTAACATCTGTTTG
Protein-coding sequences here:
- a CDS encoding IS110 family transposase; this encodes AIAHKTDGHDAFCVAKVLLNQLDTLPDASIHDDSWTLQLLVSRRNSIVKVRAASKNQVHSYISHHYPSYPKFFTVTYCKAGMEFFQNFPSPSKLKGITKEELAEFLSIHSSGFFGIEHAEKILILVAKDGDTSTEYQETRDFIVSHCIKEIKHCNEELEVIEAEIKKHMKQFPYRLETMPGINTITAAMLISEIGDIRRFSSSDKMCRYSGISPVACSSGDKDKNFRNKQGNRRLYEIFRDIASRNICRGRDKKSPINDTFLEYYNKKISQGKTKRQALIAVMRQIAKVIYSMMIHQREYIKPTVSKTENA
- a CDS encoding YcxB family protein gives rise to the protein MEIKTKMLFEDIKAYYFYHYGKKVLGYFIFLIFTVVATFFFRGYQKGDRFDVYMLLISIILGIIISSVFSSLYILYLLWYGKRLLKSNKLFRYEQTYIFDDEGIFNKSEIGEAKIKWKDFYKAAETKKAFIIYVSRYQAFIIPKREIKENQGIQYIRNLLKSSLNGNFK
- a CDS encoding AIPR family protein — encoded protein: MNQIIESFLKTHIDEYGITNLNKETAFEHFINRLIINKYTVDRFDPEEVMTDTGEIGLDGIGIIVNNILVTDADSLNAAIKQSSTPDVKFVFVQTKTSESFDGDEIGTFCFGVKCFFAPVEKKPKTNEKIEKFVKLKDIIYSKSIDFQEPPALELYYVCSGKWNDGNNLQDRINFECDYFKSTQDFSTVNFYPYDNEKIITSYKELKKKISKKFVMERKFSFPPMNGIKQAYTGLIKCTEFVKILQDSEGNMLNNIFEDNVRDFQGYNPVNLEIKKTIENATEQECFAVLNNGITIIAKNIVPIGDEVEIFDYQIVNGCQTSYVLFDNKDCIGENVYLLAKIIEVKNESVLDRIIYTTNRQTEVKSEAFTSAKPFHKRLEDYFNSIDPKYKLYYERRSKQYELSDGINKNKVVTLSTQIYSYISMFLNEPHSTHRYYGELLQSYSNRIFSDGSLSEPYYISAYFTHKVVNEIKAKNLSKYTKFKFHIICALRAIAVGKDVSAGNSRNLKKKCTELMNIISDENQIAQLINTAISCLEEAIKRCSNMPYENLHRNREFTSCLLDVATEYATAKNSTQYLKKGDIVSCVVSSINRSFVYVNIKSEDERSYGSIHISNIAKKYISHIHDEVKMSDIIQAKVISDDYDSKYGWELSMILD